One part of the Methylobacterium mesophilicum SR1.6/6 genome encodes these proteins:
- a CDS encoding tungsten-containing formylmethanofuran dehydrogenase subunit B: MAAWVKGGATDAGTAIEAAASLIAKARAPVIAGMSADVAAIRAAYDLAGRIGASVDTAGSAGTYAELGSLSRVGALTTTPAEAVGRADVVLVVGAAAWQAPLLKRLIDAKPTRGRAAGSDRALLAVGANATATLAWPAGNGLPEAVGVLRACARGHLAGDGLPGQIAARLAAAQYGVLLYDPAELGAYGVEMLQGLAMELSETTRCFTLAVGGTGQDRAVVPVSAWLTGQAPRSGFGRRVPEHDPWRFDAARQVAAGEADAVLWLASVPVARPDWLSNVPSVALVADGDAQAAEVVIAVGQPGRDHGGVLWNEQRAALTFWPASAPSELPPAASVLGALKERLLAGQNSGQNSGQNSGQAASRSVSAC, translated from the coding sequence ATGGCAGCCTGGGTGAAGGGTGGCGCGACGGACGCGGGCACCGCCATCGAGGCGGCCGCATCCCTCATCGCCAAGGCGCGCGCGCCGGTCATCGCCGGCATGAGCGCCGATGTCGCCGCGATCCGCGCGGCCTACGATCTCGCGGGACGCATCGGCGCTTCCGTCGATACTGCAGGCTCGGCGGGGACCTATGCGGAACTCGGCTCGCTGAGCCGGGTCGGCGCCCTGACGACGACGCCGGCCGAGGCCGTCGGGCGGGCGGATGTGGTGCTGGTGGTGGGCGCCGCCGCCTGGCAGGCCCCGCTCCTGAAGCGTCTGATCGACGCCAAGCCCACCCGCGGGCGCGCCGCCGGATCGGATCGCGCCCTCTTGGCGGTCGGCGCGAACGCGACCGCCACGCTGGCTTGGCCGGCCGGGAATGGCCTGCCGGAGGCTGTCGGCGTGCTGCGGGCCTGCGCCCGCGGTCATCTGGCGGGGGATGGCCTCCCCGGGCAGATCGCGGCCCGGCTCGCCGCCGCGCAATACGGCGTCCTGCTCTACGATCCCGCCGAACTCGGGGCGTACGGCGTCGAGATGCTCCAGGGCCTCGCCATGGAGCTGAGCGAGACCACCCGCTGCTTCACCCTCGCGGTCGGCGGCACCGGGCAGGACCGCGCGGTCGTGCCAGTCTCGGCCTGGCTCACCGGGCAGGCCCCGCGCAGCGGCTTCGGCCGCCGCGTCCCTGAGCACGATCCCTGGCGCTTCGACGCCGCACGGCAGGTCGCCGCCGGCGAAGCGGATGCCGTCCTCTGGCTCGCCTCCGTACCGGTGGCGCGCCCGGATTGGCTGTCGAACGTGCCGTCCGTCGCGCTGGTCGCGGACGGCGACGCGCAAGCTGCTGAGGTGGTGATCGCGGTTGGCCAGCCCGGCCGCGACCATGGCGGCGTGCTGTGGAATGAGCAGCGTGCCGCGCTGACCTTCTGGCCGGCCTCGGCCCCATCGGAGCTGCCGCCGGCCGCGTCGGTGCTGGGCGCCCTCAAGGAGCGTCTGCTCGCAGGCCAGAACTCGGGCCAGAACTCGGGCCAGAACTCGGGCCAAGCCGCGTCGAGGAGTGTGTCCGCATGCTGA
- a CDS encoding ATP-grasp domain-containing protein translates to MADAVLIAAQAGRALAEAARRAGLRPYVADLFGDSDTRALAEAYRPLPGRFGTALADHATLNALDEMAHRAGPVVGLVLGSGFEDAPGLVARLAERHRLVGASAEAIATLKDPSDFAALCARLGVPHPAVSKDPPPEPVQWLLKRAGGSGGSHIRPATRAAAPPGHYFQRRVAGRPHALNFLADGRTIRVLAVTEQWCAPSPIRPFRYAGALARGPGEPDALGPATAAAIAAGAERIVAATGLRGLGSADVLVDGPDWWLTEINPRPGATLDILDRRATPMLAAHIAACLGTMPDPGPQPAGAAAAQICYADRELAPVPDLDWPDYVRDRPCPGSVVRRDAPLCTVLAEGADRAEVLALLETRMARLRAIRAAKKTHPEEAL, encoded by the coding sequence ATGGCCGACGCGGTCCTGATCGCCGCCCAGGCCGGGCGCGCCCTGGCCGAGGCAGCCCGTCGCGCCGGCCTCCGGCCCTACGTGGCCGACCTGTTCGGCGACTCGGACACGCGGGCACTGGCCGAAGCCTACCGACCGTTGCCCGGACGGTTCGGTACCGCCCTCGCCGACCACGCGACGCTGAACGCCCTCGACGAGATGGCCCATCGGGCCGGCCCTGTTGTCGGCCTCGTCCTCGGCAGCGGTTTCGAAGATGCGCCAGGGCTCGTCGCGCGCCTCGCCGAGCGGCACCGACTCGTCGGGGCCTCGGCCGAGGCCATCGCGACGCTGAAGGATCCGTCGGACTTCGCCGCGCTCTGCGCGCGCCTCGGCGTGCCGCATCCGGCGGTCTCGAAGGATCCTCCACCGGAGCCGGTGCAATGGCTGCTCAAGCGGGCGGGCGGCAGCGGCGGCAGCCATATCCGGCCGGCGACCCGTGCGGCGGCGCCCCCGGGCCACTACTTCCAGAGACGCGTTGCAGGCCGGCCGCACGCCCTCAACTTCCTCGCCGATGGCCGCACGATCCGCGTCCTCGCCGTGACCGAGCAATGGTGCGCGCCGTCCCCGATCAGGCCGTTCCGCTACGCCGGAGCCCTGGCGCGCGGGCCCGGCGAGCCCGACGCACTCGGTCCTGCAACCGCGGCGGCGATCGCCGCCGGCGCCGAGCGGATCGTCGCCGCCACGGGGCTGCGCGGCCTCGGCAGCGCCGACGTTCTGGTCGACGGACCCGACTGGTGGCTCACCGAGATCAATCCGCGTCCCGGCGCGACGCTGGACATCCTCGACCGGCGCGCCACGCCGATGCTGGCGGCCCATATCGCGGCCTGCCTCGGCACAATGCCGGATCCCGGCCCGCAACCGGCTGGTGCGGCGGCCGCGCAGATCTGTTACGCGGACCGAGAGCTTGCGCCTGTTCCGGACCTCGACTGGCCGGACTACGTGCGCGACCGCCCGTGCCCCGGCTCGGTGGTCCGCCGCGACGCGCCGCTCTGCACGGTGCTGGCCGAAGGCGCGGACCGGGCGGAGGTGCTCGCCCTGTTGGAAACGCGGATGGCGCGCCTGCGGGCCATCCGCGCGGCGAAGAAAACACACCCCGAGGAAGCCCTGTGA
- a CDS encoding NADP-dependent methylenetetrahydromethanopterin/methylenetetrahydrofolate dehydrogenase: MARSILHMLTPLRHMSPFDVNMAVDAGFETVVTYTEVSLADVVSLTQDSIFSRAPGDGTRTGIFIGGKNAEDALDMVDRAKKAFVPPFVNHVFADPAGSFTTGAAMVAQVSRALRQKFDTDLKGKRIVIFGGAGVVAYVAAVIGALQGATTVLVGHDGEERVSKIAFTMKWRFGIEVGAVDGTTPEDRRAAIRDADVILSAGPAGIPILSAKDLESAPKLLVASDVNAVPPAGIAGIDVNAVDVPLPTGKGVGIGALAVGNVKYQTQRRLFDRMLASDTPLCLDFRDAYALAVEIAG; this comes from the coding sequence ATGGCCCGCTCGATCCTCCACATGCTGACGCCGCTCCGGCACATGAGCCCGTTCGACGTGAACATGGCCGTGGATGCCGGCTTCGAGACCGTGGTGACCTACACGGAGGTCAGCCTCGCGGACGTGGTCTCGCTGACCCAGGACTCGATCTTCTCGCGGGCGCCGGGCGACGGCACCCGGACGGGGATCTTCATCGGCGGCAAGAATGCCGAGGACGCCCTCGACATGGTCGACCGCGCCAAGAAGGCCTTCGTGCCGCCCTTCGTGAACCACGTCTTCGCCGACCCGGCGGGCTCGTTCACCACCGGCGCCGCCATGGTCGCGCAGGTGTCCCGCGCCCTGCGCCAGAAGTTCGACACCGACCTTAAGGGCAAGCGCATCGTGATCTTCGGCGGCGCCGGCGTCGTTGCCTACGTGGCCGCGGTGATCGGCGCCCTGCAGGGCGCCACCACCGTGCTGGTCGGCCATGACGGCGAGGAGCGGGTCTCGAAGATCGCCTTCACGATGAAATGGCGCTTCGGCATCGAGGTCGGTGCCGTCGACGGGACCACCCCCGAGGACCGTCGCGCGGCCATCCGGGACGCGGACGTGATCCTGTCCGCCGGTCCCGCCGGGATCCCGATCCTCTCGGCAAAGGATCTGGAATCGGCGCCGAAGCTGCTCGTGGCCTCCGACGTCAACGCCGTGCCGCCCGCCGGCATCGCAGGGATCGACGTCAACGCCGTCGATGTGCCGCTGCCCACCGGGAAGGGTGTCGGCATCGGTGCGCTGGCGGTCGGCAACGTCAAGTATCAGACGCAGCGGCGCCTGTTCGACCGGATGCTGGCCTCCGACACGCCGCTCTGCCTCGATTTCCGCGACGCCTACGCGCTCGCGGTGGAGATCGCCGGCTAA
- the mch gene encoding methenyltetrahydromethanopterin cyclohydrolase, giving the protein MSASQTYPSVNALSGPLIERLVADAATLRLSVSQAAGGARMIDAGAQAKGSIEAGRRIAEICLGGLGTVTIAPSGPIATWPYSVTVHAADPVLACLGSQYAGWSLADETGDSGFFALGSGPGRAVAAVEDLYQELGYRDAASKTALVLEAAGGPPDSVVAKVAEASGLRPEDLTFIFAPTQSLAGSTQVVARVLEVALHKAHTVGFDLHTIVDGIGSAPLSPPHPDFIKAMGRTNDAIIYGGRVQLFVDADDADAKQLAEQLPSTTSSDHGAPFAEIFARVNGDFYKIDGALFSPAEAIVTSVRSGATYRGGRLEATLVDASFA; this is encoded by the coding sequence ATGAGTGCCAGCCAAACCTATCCCAGCGTCAATGCGCTCTCGGGCCCGCTGATCGAGCGCCTCGTGGCCGACGCCGCGACGCTGCGGCTCTCCGTGTCGCAAGCCGCCGGTGGCGCCCGCATGATCGACGCCGGCGCGCAGGCGAAGGGCTCGATCGAGGCGGGCCGGCGCATCGCCGAGATCTGCCTCGGCGGCCTCGGCACGGTGACCATCGCGCCGAGCGGGCCGATCGCGACCTGGCCCTACTCGGTGACGGTCCACGCAGCAGACCCGGTGCTCGCCTGCCTGGGCAGCCAGTACGCGGGCTGGAGCCTCGCGGACGAGACCGGGGATTCCGGCTTCTTCGCCCTCGGCTCGGGGCCCGGCCGCGCGGTCGCGGCCGTCGAGGATCTCTATCAGGAACTCGGCTATCGCGACGCGGCGTCCAAGACTGCGCTCGTCCTCGAGGCGGCCGGCGGACCGCCCGACAGCGTGGTCGCCAAGGTCGCCGAGGCCTCCGGCCTCCGGCCCGAGGACCTGACCTTCATCTTCGCGCCGACCCAGAGCCTCGCCGGTTCCACCCAGGTGGTGGCGCGCGTCCTGGAGGTCGCGCTCCACAAGGCGCACACGGTCGGCTTCGACCTGCACACCATCGTGGACGGGATCGGCTCCGCGCCGCTGTCGCCCCCGCACCCGGACTTCATCAAGGCCATGGGCCGGACCAACGACGCCATCATCTATGGCGGGCGCGTCCAGCTCTTCGTGGACGCCGACGATGCCGACGCGAAGCAGCTCGCCGAGCAGCTGCCCTCCACCACGTCGAGCGATCACGGCGCCCCGTTCGCCGAGATCTTCGCGCGGGTGAACGGCGATTTTTACAAGATCGACGGCGCGCTGTTCTCGCCGGCCGAGGCGATCGTCACGTCGGTCCGCTCCGGCGCCACCTACCGGGGCGGACGACTGGAGGCCACTCTGGTGGACGCTTCGTTCGCCTGA
- a CDS encoding beta-ribofuranosylaminobenzene 5'-phosphate synthase family protein has translation MGDVPGRNEVAVAGAVRVEAPARLHFGFLDLHGGLGRRFGSIGLAVDEPSLALTACRAKHPSAEGPEADRVRGYAEAAAAHLGVRGDVAVAVERAIPAHAGFGSGTQLALAVAAAMARLEGRPFAAEAFAASLDRGNRSGVGLCAFTEGGLIVDGGRGPDGGPPPVVARLPYPEAWRVVLILDRSMDGVHGTREVEAFRDLPRFPEAQAAEICRITLMQVLPAVALAEPQGFGAGITRIQDLIGDHFAPHQGGRYASAAVAQALANAAAQGVPGYGQSSWGPTGFVLMPSEGEARTLVASLDRGGPLRFIIARGRNRGASVSGPN, from the coding sequence GTGGGCGATGTCCCCGGGCGGAACGAGGTGGCGGTGGCGGGCGCCGTGCGGGTCGAGGCCCCGGCGCGGCTGCATTTCGGCTTCCTCGACCTGCACGGAGGTCTGGGCCGACGCTTCGGTAGCATCGGCCTCGCCGTCGACGAGCCCTCTCTGGCCCTGACTGCATGCCGGGCGAAGCACCCTTCGGCGGAGGGACCCGAGGCGGACCGCGTGCGTGGCTACGCCGAGGCTGCCGCCGCACATCTCGGCGTCCGCGGGGACGTGGCCGTCGCGGTGGAGCGGGCGATCCCGGCCCATGCGGGTTTCGGCTCGGGCACCCAGCTCGCGCTGGCCGTGGCCGCCGCGATGGCCCGCCTGGAGGGCCGGCCCTTCGCGGCGGAGGCGTTCGCGGCCAGCCTCGACCGGGGTAACCGCTCGGGCGTCGGCCTGTGCGCCTTCACGGAGGGCGGCCTGATCGTCGATGGCGGACGCGGTCCCGATGGAGGACCGCCGCCGGTCGTCGCGCGGCTGCCCTATCCCGAGGCCTGGCGCGTCGTTCTCATCCTCGATCGGAGCATGGACGGCGTGCACGGGACGCGCGAGGTCGAGGCCTTCCGCGACCTGCCGCGCTTCCCGGAGGCGCAGGCGGCAGAGATCTGCCGGATCACCCTGATGCAGGTGCTTCCGGCCGTCGCCCTGGCGGAGCCTCAGGGTTTCGGTGCCGGGATCACGCGGATCCAGGATCTGATCGGCGACCACTTCGCACCCCATCAGGGCGGCCGCTACGCGAGCGCCGCGGTGGCGCAGGCCCTGGCGAATGCCGCCGCGCAGGGCGTGCCCGGCTACGGCCAGTCCTCCTGGGGACCGACCGGCTTCGTGCTGATGCCCTCGGAGGGCGAGGCTCGTACCCTCGTGGCCTCCCTCGACCGAGGCGGCCCGCTCCGGTTCATCATCGCCCGCGGGCGCAACCGGGGCGCTTCGGTGTCCGGACCGAACTGA